In one Palaemon carinicauda isolate YSFRI2023 chromosome 25, ASM3689809v2, whole genome shotgun sequence genomic region, the following are encoded:
- the LOC137618899 gene encoding zinc finger MYM-type protein 1-like produces MVVLVYHDGAANMNGIYDGLQSRLQRQNPKALYVHFHAHSLDLVLVKSAKSSTQFVTFISLVEKLYAFIANSSKRHIAFVEIQKALYPEDHPLELKKLSDLRWACQKSALKTTRKVIPPLKQFLEEIVQEHPSDASAGDATISLQSINFEFLVCLEIATPVFKETAYPSNAVQHKDFDLAASYRIVDEVIQSLRKLRNDEKFQDSWTGQKKNNS; encoded by the coding sequence atggtcgttCTCGTCTACCATGATGGGGCAGCAAATATGAATGGAATATACGatggattacagtccagactccaaagacagaacccaaaggcACTCTATGTACACTTCCATGCACACAGCCTAGATCTAGTGTTAGTCAAAAGTGCCAAATCAAGTACTCAGTTTGTAACTTTTATCAGTTtggtggagaaactgtatgcttttattgctaactcttcaaAACGGCATATTGCTTTCGTGGAGATCCAGAAAGCATTGTATCCAGAAGACCACccacttgaacttaagaagctatcagacCTAAGATGGGCTTGCCAAAAGTCAGCTCTTAAAACCACGAGGAAGGTCATTCCACCTCTAAAGCAATTTCTAGAAGAGATAGTGCAAGAACATCCTTctgatgcatcagcaggggatgccACAATATCgctgcaaagtattaactttgaatttcttgtttgtcttgagattgccACTCCAGTTTTCAAAGAAACTGCCTATCCCTCTAATGCCGTGCAACAcaaagactttgatttggctgcctcctacagaatTGTGGATGAAGTGATACAAagtttaagaaaattaagaaatgatgagaagtttcaggaTTCCTGGACAGGGCAGAAGAAGAACAATtcctga